The following is a genomic window from Sebaldella sp. S0638.
ATGATATCTTCAATTGTAATAATATTTTTAACACTCAATTATTTTTTTATTTCTGGATTGGAAAGTTAAAATTTGTGAAGAATCGAAAAAATATTCGGGCTTTTGTGTAAATTTTAAGAAATAAATAAAAACAGGGACGAAAATCCCTGTTTTTTTCTTTCAATATAAGTAGTTAAAAAAATTATGATTTTTTTTCATTATATCCGAGTTTATTTGATATTTCTTTTGCAGTGTTTATAATTAATGGCAGAATTTCTGAAATTTTTTCATCTGACATTCTAAAAATAGGTCCTGTTATACTTATGGTAGCAATTATCTTAGAAGTATAATCTGTTATGGGAACCGCAACACATTTTGCACCAATTTCACATTCTTCATTATCAATGGCATATCCCTGTTGTGAAACGAGAACAAGCTCTTTCTGAAGGTCATACAAAGTAGTAATGGTATTTTCTGTAAATTTAGGCAGCCCCATTTTCTCCACGAAATTTACTACCTGAGAATCATCATACTGTGAAAGAAATAATTTCCCTACTCCTGTACAATGCATGGGGGATGAATTGCCGATACGCTGCATAGTTTTTACTATCTGATCAATACCTTCCACCACTTCTACATACACTATATAAGATGATTGCTCTATAGCCAGACAAACAGATTCTCCAAGCATTTTACTTAAATTTCTCATAAACGGCAGTGCTATTTTCCTCATACTTTTTTTAGAAGCTACAAGATTAGAGACACCGCATATTTTATAGGTTAAATCATATTTTGAAGTGTCTTTGTCCTGCTCTATGTATCCAGAATTAAGTAAGGAATTAAGAAATCTTAGTACAGTACTGGGACTCATTTTCAAATCTTTTGCAATATCCTGTAGTCTGCATGCTTCAGGCTGTTTAGCTATGTATTCTATAATTGAAAGAACTTTTTCAGCCGACTGGTTGGCAAGTGTTCCTTTAGTCTCTTCCACTTTTATCAACTCCAATTAATCTTGATGGAAATATTTTAACATGTAATAAAAGAAAAGACAATTTTTTAATGAAAGACTTTTATTTATGAAAAATTAATGTTTGATA
Proteins encoded in this region:
- a CDS encoding IclR family transcriptional regulator C-terminal domain-containing protein, which codes for MEETKGTLANQSAEKVLSIIEYIAKQPEACRLQDIAKDLKMSPSTVLRFLNSLLNSGYIEQDKDTSKYDLTYKICGVSNLVASKKSMRKIALPFMRNLSKMLGESVCLAIEQSSYIVYVEVVEGIDQIVKTMQRIGNSSPMHCTGVGKLFLSQYDDSQVVNFVEKMGLPKFTENTITTLYDLQKELVLVSQQGYAIDNEECEIGAKCVAVPITDYTSKIIATISITGPIFRMSDEKISEILPLIINTAKEISNKLGYNEKKS